The nucleotide sequence ACTGAGTAAAGTAATATGCGACAGAGACAGCTGGATGTGAACAACCAAGCCTCTAGAACTAATAGAAATAACTTTATACATATCGCAGACGCCGCCCGCAAAGTGACAGTGGGGCCAGTATAGGCTGGCACGACACTAGCCAGACTCATAATTTACAGGAATGGAGTAAGGCGACAAGTACATGCtgaagcctttgacaagataTCAAGTTTTCGCAGGCCTTTCCCATCAACCCAACCACCCATTGACAAAAGGCACACACATCAACTGACAGTGATTGTGCTAGTCCCACTGGGCAGCTGGGTCCCATTGGCAAACGCCTCCGTGACCATGAACATGTTCTGCTCAAAGTTCCCAAGCCGGTACCCCATCCTAGCCCAGGCGTCAAAATGGTTGCCCGTGGTGATGGCACCGCCTACGGTACCGACCTTCTTCTCGGTCTCGCTGCGAACCGAAAAGTACTGGGTAAAAGTCCGCGTCCCCTCGATGGACGGCTTGTTGACGCGCTGCGCCGTGTAAAAGGCGTAATTGCCGCCGTCCGAGGTAAAGTTGCCTCGCAGGGTCCAGGGCTCGCCGGGCGCAAGCACGTCCCACGACTCCACGATGTAGTACTCGATCAGCGGGTTGCGGGTCCAGCCGTACAGGCTGAGGTAGCCGGGGCCCTTGGGGTTGTATTGCCCTTGGTACCTCACGGTCCTGGTGGGTTTGTTCGGTCAGCAGCGTTCAAGGAATCAAGATGTCGGGTTTTCAGGTTCAAAATGCATCGGAGACCCACTTCCTGCCAGCTCCCCAACCGGTGCCCGCCACCATGCCACCGCCTCGCTGTCCATTCCACGAACAGGAATACCGTCCCCCTCCCTGCTGTTGGCAGTTGAACTGTCCTTGCCCTTCAGTCCACCACTGCCAGGGATAGTTTTGGCGGACTGCCAAACTCCTGGTCGAGACTGCGCCTGGGTCCCCGACGGTGGGTGCAGTGATGGCGCAGGGGAGTACGGCCAGAGCAACGGTGATGATGGATGCCAGGGGGAACATGATTTATATTTTGTGAACAAGTTGCGAATGCTCTCGTTGGACAAATATCACAAATATTGAGAAATTCAAGAGCCCTTGCACAAGTTCATGAGGTGATAGCGAGTGACTTTGCCTGGGTTGAAGCTTTACACCTTGGATCCTGACAGACAGAAGAATGGTCCATGTATTTATACACGCATGTCTCTACAATGACGAGTATTGCCTCGTCTCTGCCCAGCGACATAACATTCAGATGGACGGCTTGAAAAGCGCACCAATCAGAGCACCAAAGCAATATATCACGAAATGCCGAAATCTGGGGTACGCCGGCAATTGATGATCGCCATATATCTCGCCGCGCGGAGATTCCGGCTAAATGCGGCTATTATGTCCCGTGATCTGGGGTTGATGGTCATTTGTCGAGAACCCGATGGCTTCCTCATATATACAGCTTTCTATAATATTTCAGGGGAATGAAACAAGGTTTGCCAAAATGAATGCTTCTTTCTCCTTCCGTCCCATGAAATTTGCCTCTACCTCGTCGTAAGCTGAACACCCTCTTCTTGAGACGTGGCCAGCTCATTCGCCCGGTAGATAATCCAGCTGGACCACCAGGTCAACTTTAGGAGGGTTAATCGGGGCACCTACCCCGATTACCACAGAATAGATACATGCCAAATTGCTTTAGTTGACGGTTGATCGGAGTTGAGCTTTCAATATAACCGGGGGAATGGAACCTGGTCAGGGGTAAGCTTTTGTCGTGGAGGACGAAAGATCCACACCGGCTTTCTTCAAATCATTGCGCACATGTCACTCTAGTGTAAAGCTTGGTATTTTGACCTCCTGGGCAGCGGGATCCTGGCCCAGTCACTTCCGTAGTGGTTTTCCCATCCCTGGATGATTGGATACTTGAGTACCAAGCGATCGGAAAGTAGGAGTGCGACGTGACGTAGCAACAATATATAGCCAGCCTCATAAAACGCGGAATCCTTCCTCGACACAGTAAACATGTCAGGATTTTATCATGTATTTTGTGAGCCAGACTAACCAGCTTGTCGGCACTTTCTTCCGGCTAATGAGCACGCATTAATATCCACTCTGCTCCCTGATTGATAATAAAATTGCAGGAGCAAATTCTGGAATTTATCCCCAGCCAACCCCAACCCAAGTTTATTACAGTACACCACCCTGTGTAAGGTTTGTAAATCGAATTGTGCCACACAAACAACGCATTGCATAAAGCGATTTCCAATTTCCGAACATAGAACGCATAACGCAAATGACCGCCGGACCCGAAATATaaagccttttttttagCTACATTGGATCACGTCACCTTTATTTTTATGGCTACCTCGCAGATTTGTTTGTCTCTACACCTCGTGTCTGTTTTTGGCCGGTTAATCAACCTACAAATAATAAATACCCAGTGCAGATTATCGCTGTGTGGACCTGCATTTGGCGGCTAGCCGGAGGTGAGTGCTGGTTAGTCCAGCCCTTATCCTTTCCCGCTCCGCACCCGAACGAGCTTCAAGCGCCTCGCAGTCTCACCACCGGGCCATCTTCTTTGGGGCCAAGCAATCTACATTTGCCAGGTAGTCGGCGACAAATGACTCCACGTTGAATATACGCTTTCTTAGCCAGGCGCCCTGATTACAAGTAATTATTAGGAGTTCGGGGTGCCATAGAAGGTAGGTGGCCGGATTTCTGCGCTTGTTTCCGGGTCGTTGGCGTGGCTGTCAATGAAGAGTCATTTTACACCCCCTTCGGGTCGGGGAGGGCAGCGTAAGCAAGAAGCTGGGGAAACAACCAGATGCCCACCATGCCTAGGCAGCCTCTGTTGAGGTCATGCAGATGATCATATCGTTAGTTTCAGTACCTACCTTTGTATGGTTGGGGGAGCTGCCAACCTTGTCGACAGCCTCATGGAGGGTGCTTAGGTCATGCTTGGATAGAACCTCATTACTGCAGAGCAGGTCGACGGTAGTTTAGATAGCAATTCCATAATTCACAGTATTTCGAGCTCTGCTTTCGGCACACAATCTGCCAGTCCAACAGGATCTTTGAGGAGCGGTTAAAGACCGGCCACTACACACAACTGTTCAACCATACATTATTTATCCGTGGGTTTGGATATGCATTTCACGGAACCTTGAATATCGCGGAGAAAGGCAGCTCCTTCCCAGGCTTTTCGATCTTTGTTTTCGCaaactcctcaaagcataaATGTCGTATTTTCGAGCCATGAGGTAAGCTTTGATGCTCGTCAAGGGGTCCGAATCGATCTTCTCGTCAGGGGTTGATCCCTCTGGTTCCAAACTCCGTTGGGTGTCCATGCAAAGGTAGTGGACGAGAACATAACCAGCCTCTTCACAAATATGAAGCGCTATTGTCAATAAGGAAGGCACACGTAGTAATCGTTACTCTTCTGGTGATTTTTGTAAAGATTTTTTTCCATTGGGGAGTTGTAAGATCTCCAGGGCTTCTTTGGcagcattggacgcgcgtgACTGGTGATACAGGGACGGCTGTAGCTCCCAGGGCGAAAAGAGCCATGAGCGAGACCGTGTTGAGAATTTGCGCTGTGACCGTTAAATTCGCAGGAGAAGTTTCATACAAGAAAAAGCAGTCGAAAGTTCAAAAAGCAGTTGGAAGGTGTGAATTGCGATGGAAATGAATATTTcgcaaataaaacaaagataATATATGTACTTTATATATTGATTCCATATTGGAAACAAATAGCAAAGATAAGTAGTATGATCAAATTGTTATTATTGTCAATATCAATATACAAATAAACTATTGTTagctaacgttgcgtaccccctgttcggcaccccccctgttcggcaccctgaaaatctaacaacgaaatgcctacttttataaactgatttaaatataaaattatcaacggacaaaaatacaatcgttttcacgcttctccggttcattaacctcttcttcatcagctaaaggttccaaattttctatatcattttcctgcaatccaataatgttctgtttgttaaccaaaagctcgtttggatccggaaccaccctcctccttttaaccggccgtattgcctccagttgtgcttccaataagctgattttttgctgggcgctagccaaaagggtatctttggcttcgaagcttttttggacttttgcaaataaaagacgtgaagtagcgttggttttgttggattgggaaagtttttgcagttgaagtcggatatctcgggtcgttttaggggttttccaaataagtaaagacgggtcgttaattttttgggctgggctttccggtgttttatccctttgcaaaccgttgtttttatcttttataacgttggcgttgctattttctaacaaaaaagggcttaaaagtggtttaaccaagtttaccggccataaccccgttgtacgccaaccagattgaatggtttttgctataaatgcttttaatctggcctttcgataacaaagtaggaaatttcgttttccaataactgttgaacagcaaaattggctaacaaatccaagttgacgtcgataagcttcttttaacggcccaaaaaccgatagatccaatggttgaagaacgtgtgacgaatgagggggtaaatataggagttgaatattattttgcaagcaaagaagcataaattcgtccgttatatgtgatccatggccatccaaaactaataaccgcttttcaggggttaaaggttgggtatacggaataaacaccttttttaaccattcgatagccgtttggttatttgtccacccgttttcggttgcatgaaattgccaggtatcgaaagggcttaaatccgtgggaaaccattgttgttgtacgttttttcccttaaatataacgaggggagggagggcaacgcccgtagccgatatacattcgattatagtcgtccaaccacgcgttccgggctcttttcgttgcaacggccggatcccgttaagccctaatactaggccattagatcctttgccttccattataccggtttcgtccatattccaacggttttccggtttaatagcgttaataaccgggttcgtaatataaagccaccaagatttaattacctccgtagtagcgccattaacccgggcgttatctattcgacggggcctttgggttttaaggattggataacgagccaaaaaacgagttatccaacgttttccaaggccttttgtctctccggcggcttgaagaattcgttcggcaaaaaagcgtaattcttgatgcgttggcggaagccctaaagctgtttgggtaagtacccaatcagccaaatgcttttcctgttccgtggaaagcctttgaaaagggctttgtgcttttttataaggttgagaacctttaagtcgactttgaagtgtagacctaggtattccccattttcgggaggtttttgcaattggattgcca is from Pyricularia oryzae 70-15 chromosome 2, whole genome shotgun sequence and encodes:
- a CDS encoding endo-1,4-beta-xylanase B; the protein is MFPLASIITVALAVLPCAITAPTVGDPGAVSTRSLAVRQNYPWQWWTEGQGQFNCQQQGGGRYSCSWNGQRGGGMVAGTGWGAGRKTVRYQGQYNPKGPGYLSLYGWTRNPLIEYYIVESWDVLAPGEPWTLRGNFTSDGGNYAFYTAQRVNKPSIEGTRTFTQYFSVRSETEKKVGTVGGAITTGNHFDAWARMGYRLGNFEQNMFMVTEAFANGTQLPSGTSTITVS